One genomic window of Vibrio ziniensis includes the following:
- the mglC gene encoding galactose/methyl galactoside ABC transporter permease MglC, producing MDAVKSFALKHLKEGAIYAVLFILLAVIVIQEPSFLSLRNLSNILTQSSVRVIIALGVAGLIVTQGTDLSAGRQVGLAAVISATLLQSIENVNKVFPSIGEVPIVAVILCVCLIGAIIGLVNGVIVAYMKVTPFIATLGTMIIVYGINSLYYDAVGASPIAGFDERFTAFTQGFIRIGGFRFSYITFYAIIAVIFMWILWNKTVFGKNIFAVGGNPEAAKVSGVNVPMTLLKVYALSGVFYAFGGMLEAGRIGSATNNLGFLYELDAIAACVVGGVSFAGGVGSIAGVVTGVLIFTVINYGMTYIGVSPYWQYIIKGSIIVFAVALDSMKYANKK from the coding sequence ATGGATGCTGTTAAGTCATTTGCATTAAAGCACTTAAAAGAAGGTGCAATTTACGCGGTTCTGTTTATTTTATTAGCGGTTATCGTTATTCAAGAACCATCATTTTTAAGCTTACGAAATTTAAGTAACATTTTAACTCAGTCATCAGTTCGCGTAATTATCGCACTTGGTGTTGCGGGTCTTATCGTCACACAAGGTACGGACTTATCTGCAGGTCGTCAGGTAGGTTTGGCTGCGGTTATCTCAGCAACCTTGCTACAGTCTATTGAAAACGTTAACAAAGTATTCCCAAGCATTGGTGAAGTGCCAATCGTTGCCGTTATCCTTTGTGTATGTTTAATCGGTGCAATCATCGGTCTGGTGAACGGCGTTATCGTTGCTTACATGAAAGTAACTCCTTTCATCGCGACACTAGGCACAATGATCATCGTTTACGGTATCAACTCACTTTACTACGACGCAGTTGGTGCATCACCAATCGCAGGCTTCGACGAGCGCTTCACAGCATTCACCCAAGGTTTTATTCGAATAGGTGGGTTCCGATTCTCGTATATAACCTTCTACGCTATTATCGCTGTGATATTCATGTGGATTCTTTGGAACAAGACTGTATTCGGCAAAAACATTTTCGCTGTAGGTGGTAACCCAGAAGCTGCAAAAGTATCAGGTGTTAACGTACCAATGACTCTACTAAAAGTGTACGCACTTTCAGGTGTCTTCTATGCCTTCGGTGGTATGTTGGAAGCGGGTCGTATCGGTAGTGCAACCAATAACTTAGGTTTCTTATACGAACTTGATGCAATCGCAGCTTGTGTGGTAGGTGGTGTGTCATTCGCGGGTGGTGTTGGTAGTATCGCAGGCGTTGTAACGGGTGTTCTAATCTTTACCGTTATCAACTACGGTATGACATACATCGGTGTTAGCCCTTACTGGCAGTACATCATCAAAGGTTCAATCATCGTATTCGCGGTAGCATTGGACTCAATGAAGTACGCAAACAAGAAATAA
- the mglA gene encoding galactose/methyl galactoside ABC transporter ATP-binding protein MglA — MVDTTHEFLLEMTGVSKSFPGVKALDKVNLKVRPHSIHALMGENGAGKSTLLKCLFGIYEKDEGDIIFLGKHINFSSSKEALESGVSMVHQELNQVKQCSVMDNIWLGRYPKKGLFVDHDKMYRDTKAIFEELDINIDPRVKVATLSVSQMQMLEIAKAFSYDAKIVIMDEPTSSLTEKEVNHLFTIINKLKNKGCGVVYISHKMEEIFAICDEITILRDGQWVDTRPLKGLDMDKIIAMMVGRELTHRFPEKTNVPKEVILEVKNLTALNQPSIQDISFELRAGEILGVAGLVGSRRTDIVETIFGIRERSEGHIILHGREMKNRDAHEAIGNGFALVTEERRSTGIYGNLDITFNSLVANVDEYKTKSGLLSNKKMKSDTQWVIDSMSVKTPTHQTQIGSLSGGNQQKVIIGRWLLTQPEILMLDEPTRGIDVGAKFEIYQLMLELAKKNKGIIMISSEMPELLGTTDRILVMSNGRAAGIVNTKETTQTEILELASRYL; from the coding sequence ATGGTAGATACAACACATGAATTCCTGTTAGAAATGACAGGGGTGAGTAAATCATTTCCAGGTGTAAAGGCATTAGATAAAGTTAATTTAAAAGTTCGACCTCACTCAATTCACGCATTAATGGGTGAAAACGGAGCGGGTAAATCGACGCTATTAAAATGTCTATTTGGAATTTACGAAAAAGATGAAGGTGATATTATTTTCTTAGGAAAACATATTAACTTCTCCTCTTCTAAAGAAGCATTGGAATCTGGCGTTTCCATGGTTCACCAAGAATTAAACCAAGTTAAGCAATGTTCAGTAATGGATAATATTTGGCTTGGTCGCTATCCAAAGAAAGGTTTATTTGTAGACCACGACAAAATGTATCGTGATACAAAAGCTATTTTCGAAGAGCTAGATATTAATATCGATCCACGAGTTAAAGTTGCGACTTTATCCGTGTCTCAAATGCAGATGTTAGAAATTGCTAAAGCGTTCTCTTACGATGCAAAAATAGTGATCATGGACGAGCCAACTTCTTCTCTAACTGAAAAAGAAGTAAATCACTTATTTACCATTATCAATAAGCTAAAGAATAAAGGCTGTGGTGTGGTATATATCTCTCACAAAATGGAAGAGATATTTGCTATCTGTGATGAAATAACCATTCTACGAGATGGTCAATGGGTGGATACTCGCCCACTGAAAGGTCTTGATATGGATAAGATCATCGCAATGATGGTTGGTCGAGAATTAACTCACCGTTTCCCTGAAAAGACTAACGTTCCTAAAGAAGTCATCTTAGAAGTTAAGAACCTAACAGCTCTAAACCAACCTTCAATTCAAGATATTTCGTTTGAACTAAGAGCGGGTGAAATTCTAGGTGTAGCAGGTCTTGTGGGTTCACGTCGTACAGATATCGTTGAAACCATCTTCGGTATTCGTGAAAGAAGCGAAGGGCACATTATTCTTCATGGTCGCGAAATGAAAAACCGCGATGCACATGAAGCGATTGGTAATGGTTTCGCTCTAGTAACTGAAGAACGTCGCTCAACAGGTATTTACGGCAACCTTGATATTACTTTCAACTCATTAGTTGCAAACGTCGATGAGTATAAAACCAAATCGGGTTTATTAAGTAATAAAAAGATGAAGAGTGATACTCAATGGGTAATTGATTCGATGAGTGTAAAAACACCAACGCATCAAACTCAAATCGGCTCACTCTCAGGTGGTAACCAACAAAAAGTTATTATTGGGCGCTGGTTGTTAACCCAGCCAGAAATATTAATGTTGGATGAGCCAACTCGTGGTATCGACGTGGGTGCTAAATTTGAAATTTACCAATTAATGTTGGAACTCGCGAAGAAAAATAAAGGAATCATTATGATTTCCTCTGAAATGCCAGAGTTATTAGGTACTACCGATCGAATTTTAGTAATGAGTAACGGCCGCGCAGCGGGAATCGTGAATACTAAAGAAACCACTCAGACTGAAATATTAGAGCTAGCCTCTCGTTACCTCTAG
- the mglB gene encoding galactose/glucose ABC transporter substrate-binding protein MglB, which translates to MRKLTALAMLTAGMGFATQTLADTTLGFTIYKYDDNFMSVVRQAIEKEAAGDKDVRLLMNDSQNSQSMQNDQVDVMLARGVQALAINLVDPAAAPSIISKAKIDDVPVVFYNKEPSAAALASYDKAYYVGTDSKESGVIQGDLIAQHWKANKSWDKNGDGVLQYVMLKGEPGHPDAEARTTYSVKQINANGIKTQELHMDTGMWDTAMAKDKMDAWLSGPNGSKIEVVIANNDGMAMGAIEALRGAGQKIPVFGVDALAEALALVKSGEMAGTVLNDATSQAKATFELARNLAEGKKATEGTQWEMNGKVVRVPYVGVDKSTLE; encoded by the coding sequence ATGAGAAAGCTAACTGCACTTGCTATGCTTACTGCTGGTATGGGTTTCGCTACACAAACTCTTGCTGATACCACTTTGGGTTTCACTATCTATAAATACGATGACAACTTCATGTCTGTTGTTCGCCAAGCTATCGAAAAAGAAGCTGCTGGCGATAAAGATGTTCGTCTTCTAATGAACGACTCTCAAAACAGCCAATCAATGCAAAACGACCAAGTTGACGTTATGCTGGCTCGTGGTGTTCAAGCGCTTGCTATCAACCTTGTGGACCCTGCTGCTGCACCTTCTATCATCAGCAAAGCGAAAATTGATGACGTTCCAGTTGTTTTCTATAACAAAGAACCAAGTGCAGCTGCGCTTGCAAGTTACGACAAAGCTTACTACGTAGGTACTGACTCTAAAGAGTCTGGTGTTATCCAAGGTGACCTAATTGCCCAACATTGGAAAGCAAACAAATCTTGGGACAAAAACGGTGATGGCGTACTTCAATATGTAATGTTGAAAGGTGAACCTGGTCACCCAGACGCAGAAGCTCGTACTACTTATTCTGTTAAGCAAATCAATGCGAACGGCATTAAGACTCAAGAATTGCACATGGATACCGGTATGTGGGATACCGCAATGGCTAAAGATAAAATGGATGCATGGTTATCTGGCCCTAATGGTAGCAAAATCGAAGTTGTTATCGCAAACAACGACGGTATGGCAATGGGTGCAATCGAAGCACTACGTGGCGCTGGTCAAAAAATCCCAGTATTCGGTGTTGACGCTCTAGCAGAAGCTCTAGCTCTAGTTAAGTCTGGCGAAATGGCTGGTACTGTACTAAACGATGCAACTTCACAAGCTAAAGCAACATTCGAATTAGCTCGTAACCTCGCGGAAGGTAAAAAGGCAACTGAAGGTACTCAGTGGGAAATGAACGGTAAAGTTGTTCGCGTTCCTTACGTAGGTGTTGATAAATCAACTCTAGAGTAA
- a CDS encoding NifB/NifX family molybdenum-iron cluster-binding protein produces MKYAIPICNGKLFNHYSKSPQLLVIDDVTGQHETIEVLQPKINSTCGKKTQIMSLLSQQKVDAVIVKNIGEAMLSSLFHQGIKVFTIIRGAEVTTLDFSKLVPVTDISFARPSVNKQHKDHQCCKNKHAQLENKLAVRMNQLSPKTLSKLQRIYGIDR; encoded by the coding sequence ATGAAATACGCGATTCCTATCTGCAATGGAAAACTGTTTAATCATTATTCAAAATCACCTCAATTACTGGTCATTGATGATGTAACGGGACAGCATGAGACAATTGAGGTCTTACAACCTAAAATTAATAGTACATGTGGTAAAAAAACTCAGATCATGTCTCTTCTGTCACAACAGAAAGTCGATGCAGTTATTGTTAAAAACATCGGAGAGGCCATGCTATCCAGTCTTTTCCATCAGGGCATAAAGGTTTTCACTATAATTAGAGGAGCTGAAGTCACCACTTTAGACTTCTCTAAGCTTGTACCTGTTACTGATATTAGTTTTGCTAGGCCGTCTGTGAACAAGCAGCACAAAGACCATCAATGTTGTAAAAACAAACATGCTCAATTGGAAAACAAGCTTGCAGTTCGAATGAACCAACTTAGTCCTAAAACACTAAGTAAACTACAAAGAATCTACGGTATTGATCGTTGA
- the nqrM gene encoding (Na+)-NQR maturation NqrM — protein sequence MIYLITFGAFILFIVLMTLGVMAKRKPIQGSCGGLSNVGVDKVCNCETQCDEHQKKLYSIEEPNSKD from the coding sequence ATGATTTATTTGATTACCTTTGGTGCTTTTATCCTATTTATCGTATTGATGACACTTGGTGTAATGGCGAAAAGAAAACCAATACAAGGAAGTTGTGGTGGGTTATCGAACGTAGGCGTCGACAAGGTGTGCAACTGTGAAACTCAATGTGACGAGCACCAGAAAAAGCTATATAGCATAGAAGAGCCAAATTCAAAGGATTAG
- a CDS encoding DMT family transporter → MLALPPLATLLIAILLEVVATSYLPKTNQFTSLTITAGVLIAYALAFYFLSITVQTMSLGIAYAIWCGVGIVLVASISWLVYGQKLDIYAITGMSFILIGTIIINVFSQSVTH, encoded by the coding sequence ATGCTTGCTCTGCCTCCACTTGCCACACTGCTGATTGCGATTTTGCTAGAAGTTGTTGCTACTTCTTACTTGCCCAAAACAAATCAGTTCACGTCTTTGACTATTACTGCAGGAGTGCTGATTGCTTATGCCCTCGCCTTTTATTTTCTTTCGATTACAGTGCAAACCATGTCGTTAGGTATTGCTTATGCGATCTGGTGTGGTGTAGGTATTGTGCTCGTTGCGAGTATTTCGTGGCTAGTCTATGGGCAGAAACTCGATATTTACGCCATTACTGGTATGAGCTTTATCCTAATTGGTACCATTATTATTAATGTTTTTTCTCAATCAGTGACGCATTGA
- a CDS encoding arylsulfatase has translation MCALLPVAAMAKSDQPNIVVIFGDDIGWQNVSAYGMGTMGYTTPNIDSIANEGIKFTDHYAQPSSTAGRAAFITGQYPIRSGMTTVAMPGGALGIKKESPSLAEVLKKAGYATGQFGKNHLGDHNFALPTVHGFDEFFGNLYHLNTQEEHEQRDYQNFAKAYSGSVEEYQKKFGTRGVLHCYATDKADKTVDPRFGEVGKQKCEDTGPLGQERMKDFDRAEMLPAALNFIDKAMKDDKPFFTWINTSRMHLYTRLNDEWRYAAEKYTSEYDYYGSGMLQHDADIGFLLEELKKRGVKDNTIILYTTDNGPEHSSWPHGGTTPFRGEKMTTYEGGVRVPTMVSWPGKIPAGQVLNGIQGHQDLFVTLADAAGVKDVKEQMLKQKKQYIDGVDNLDYWMGKSDHSARNSILYYFEGKLSAVRVGPWKFHFATAENYYDNLKTLAKPRLFNLRADPYESYDSIDAYGHLVQKMSWLLAPVQEIVKEHVQSLVEYPPTQGGSTFDMAETIEKAMKQTQQ, from the coding sequence ATGTGTGCACTGCTGCCCGTAGCAGCAATGGCAAAGTCTGACCAACCGAACATTGTGGTTATTTTTGGTGACGACATTGGTTGGCAGAACGTAAGTGCATACGGCATGGGTACCATGGGGTATACCACTCCCAACATAGATAGTATTGCAAACGAAGGTATTAAATTTACCGACCACTATGCTCAGCCTAGTTCAACCGCGGGAAGAGCAGCTTTTATTACTGGTCAGTATCCAATTCGCTCCGGTATGACTACGGTAGCGATGCCTGGGGGTGCACTAGGTATTAAGAAAGAATCACCGTCTTTGGCGGAGGTACTTAAAAAAGCCGGCTATGCGACAGGTCAATTTGGTAAAAACCACTTAGGTGACCATAACTTTGCATTGCCAACAGTCCACGGCTTCGATGAATTTTTTGGCAACTTATATCATCTAAATACTCAAGAAGAGCATGAGCAACGCGACTATCAAAATTTTGCAAAAGCTTATTCTGGCTCAGTAGAAGAGTATCAAAAGAAATTTGGTACACGTGGTGTTCTACACTGTTACGCAACAGACAAAGCGGATAAAACGGTTGATCCTCGTTTTGGCGAAGTCGGTAAGCAAAAATGTGAAGATACCGGTCCATTAGGTCAAGAGCGGATGAAAGATTTTGACCGCGCAGAAATGCTACCAGCGGCGCTGAACTTCATCGATAAAGCGATGAAAGATGACAAGCCTTTCTTCACGTGGATAAACACCAGTCGCATGCATCTCTACACTCGTCTTAATGATGAATGGCGATACGCCGCAGAGAAATACACCAGCGAATACGATTACTATGGCAGCGGTATGTTACAGCATGACGCCGACATAGGGTTCTTGCTTGAAGAGCTGAAAAAACGCGGCGTTAAAGATAACACCATTATTCTCTATACAACGGATAACGGTCCTGAGCATTCGTCTTGGCCTCATGGTGGTACAACGCCATTCCGTGGGGAAAAGATGACCACTTATGAAGGTGGTGTCCGTGTTCCTACAATGGTGAGTTGGCCTGGTAAAATACCTGCTGGACAAGTTCTCAACGGCATTCAAGGGCATCAAGATTTGTTTGTTACTCTCGCTGATGCTGCTGGTGTAAAAGATGTCAAAGAGCAAATGTTGAAACAGAAGAAACAGTATATTGACGGTGTTGATAACCTCGATTATTGGATGGGTAAGTCTGATCATTCTGCTCGAAACTCAATTCTTTATTACTTTGAAGGGAAATTGTCGGCAGTACGTGTTGGACCTTGGAAGTTCCATTTTGCGACAGCAGAAAACTATTATGACAACCTTAAAACTCTTGCTAAACCAAGGTTGTTTAACTTAAGAGCTGATCCATACGAAAGCTACGACAGTATTGATGCGTATGGGCACTTGGTTCAAAAAATGTCTTGGTTGTTGGCTCCGGTACAAGAAATCGTTAAAGAGCATGTTCAGTCATTGGTTGAATATCCACCAACCCAAGGTGGCTCGACATTTGATATGGCAGAAACCATAGAAAAAGCGATGAAACAGACACAACAATAG
- a CDS encoding sensor histidine kinase codes for MTKKDQLSVQSWVWRSMVKTGVIPLVLVEIALVAIYLVSNHFISSDNMNYIRSQVDNELNIASTMESDLVRERINAISRLAEIYRKETERVLTEKLDIEDVDMSNLAFSDNGVLYSKEDRGGSASFYSSYTENNKKDVNKVFKLARLDPLMKQIKNSDPFIAAVYFNSWDSYNHIYPWFQTFEQYPVDMNIPEYNFYYLAMDKYNPRRTVVWTDVYFDPAGQGWMTSAIAPVYNEGILEGVIGLDITVDTIVTNIQNLIVPWNGYAMLVSSEGSIMALPPKGEKDLNIKELKHQDYDGAVTQEMFKPEVFNLFKRADTAPLQFRFNEKKQGLTKLVLNNESKLVSWGTIPETNWKVLFVVDEQEMYQESMELKDKYQSIGYIMIFGLISFYVLFLAFTWLVSKRMSEAIAAPLSQIRNMFYKMSTGNFDVSHEKFHLKELNDTANATIRMGNRLGKLTSELKTAKVEAVEANIAKSQFISNISHEIRTPMNSILALSDMLLAKAVNGDQRDSLIRIKKSGEHLLLVINDVLDLSKIESGRLQIETIPFDVYSIAQDVYELFETKVSAKRLGFHVKVEENIPTLMGDPLRIKQVLLNFVSNAVKFTGNGDISINIGVIATLPSKKRIRIEVADTGIGLTNEEQLKIFESFQQADASTTRKYGGTGLGLTISRSIAQLMGGEIGVESTEGEGSTFWFELILKTHTEFSEDKPNGSLQLSNSSHQEIYRQTEVEVSEDIDLENILEKFTCLNELLKESNLAAEDYYFEQKSLFDTVVPNCSIQLAEFITRCDYTNALNVTQRIEQSLVEKGLKNTECR; via the coding sequence ATGACGAAAAAAGATCAATTAAGTGTCCAGTCTTGGGTATGGCGTTCTATGGTCAAAACAGGGGTTATCCCATTAGTTTTGGTTGAGATCGCTTTGGTTGCTATTTACTTAGTGAGTAACCATTTTATTAGCTCCGACAACATGAACTATATCCGTTCACAGGTCGATAATGAACTCAATATTGCTTCCACAATGGAAAGTGATTTAGTGCGAGAGAGAATCAATGCAATATCGCGTCTCGCTGAGATATATAGAAAGGAAACAGAGCGAGTATTAACAGAAAAACTCGATATCGAAGACGTAGATATGTCCAATTTGGCTTTCAGCGATAATGGTGTTTTATATAGTAAAGAAGACAGAGGTGGATCAGCATCCTTTTATTCATCTTATACTGAAAATAATAAAAAGGATGTCAATAAGGTATTTAAGCTTGCACGGTTAGATCCTTTAATGAAACAAATAAAAAATAGCGATCCGTTTATTGCTGCTGTCTATTTTAATAGTTGGGATTCCTACAACCATATTTATCCTTGGTTCCAAACATTTGAACAGTACCCAGTAGATATGAATATTCCTGAATACAATTTTTACTATTTAGCCATGGATAAATATAACCCTAGAAGAACTGTGGTTTGGACGGATGTCTATTTTGATCCCGCAGGCCAAGGTTGGATGACTTCCGCTATTGCACCTGTTTATAACGAGGGGATATTAGAAGGGGTTATTGGGTTAGATATTACTGTCGATACCATAGTCACCAATATCCAAAACTTGATCGTTCCTTGGAACGGTTATGCCATGTTGGTTAGCAGTGAGGGTTCAATTATGGCTCTACCGCCAAAGGGCGAAAAGGATCTGAATATTAAGGAACTGAAACATCAGGATTATGATGGCGCAGTTACTCAAGAGATGTTCAAACCTGAAGTATTTAACCTATTCAAGAGAGCTGACACTGCACCATTGCAGTTCAGATTTAATGAAAAAAAACAAGGGTTGACCAAGTTAGTCCTGAATAATGAAAGCAAATTGGTATCTTGGGGCACCATACCTGAAACTAACTGGAAGGTTCTATTCGTAGTAGATGAACAGGAAATGTACCAAGAGTCGATGGAGTTAAAAGACAAATACCAAAGTATTGGTTACATCATGATATTCGGTTTGATTAGTTTCTATGTTCTATTCCTTGCATTTACTTGGTTGGTCTCAAAACGTATGAGTGAAGCTATTGCTGCACCCCTTTCTCAAATTCGCAATATGTTCTACAAAATGAGTACAGGTAATTTCGATGTTTCTCATGAGAAGTTTCATCTTAAAGAGCTAAATGACACAGCCAATGCCACCATAAGAATGGGTAACAGATTAGGTAAGCTGACGAGCGAACTCAAAACCGCCAAGGTCGAAGCTGTAGAAGCCAATATTGCCAAAAGCCAGTTTATTTCTAATATCAGTCATGAAATAAGAACACCGATGAACTCTATATTAGCCCTATCAGATATGCTTTTGGCAAAAGCGGTGAACGGTGATCAACGTGACTCTCTAATCAGAATTAAAAAATCTGGCGAGCATTTGTTATTGGTGATTAATGATGTTCTAGATTTGTCGAAAATTGAGTCAGGGCGGCTGCAAATAGAAACGATCCCTTTCGATGTTTATTCCATCGCTCAGGATGTCTACGAGTTATTCGAAACAAAAGTATCTGCCAAACGACTAGGTTTTCACGTTAAAGTAGAGGAAAACATTCCAACCTTAATGGGAGACCCGCTACGAATTAAGCAAGTTTTGCTTAATTTTGTAAGCAATGCAGTTAAATTCACAGGTAACGGTGACATCAGTATTAATATAGGTGTGATTGCAACTCTTCCGAGTAAAAAGAGAATTCGTATTGAAGTGGCCGATACAGGTATTGGTTTGACGAATGAAGAGCAGTTGAAAATCTTCGAAAGCTTTCAACAAGCGGATGCTTCAACCACACGCAAGTATGGTGGTACAGGATTAGGGCTAACTATTTCTCGTAGCATTGCTCAACTAATGGGCGGTGAAATCGGTGTAGAAAGCACCGAAGGTGAGGGTAGTACATTTTGGTTCGAACTCATTCTAAAAACACATACCGAGTTTAGTGAAGACAAACCTAATGGCTCATTACAACTCAGTAATAGCAGTCATCAGGAAATTTACCGACAAACTGAAGTTGAGGTTTCCGAAGACATCGATCTTGAAAATATTCTTGAAAAGTTCACCTGCCTCAATGAGTTGCTAAAAGAAAGTAACCTAGCCGCAGAAGATTATTATTTTGAGCAAAAATCTCTTTTCGACACGGTTGTTCCTAACTGCAGCATTCAATTAGCGGAGTTCATCACACGTTGCGACTATACCAATGCGTTAAATGTAACTCAGCGGATCGAACAATCCCTCGTTGAAAAAGGACTGAAAAATACTGAGTGCCGTTAG
- a CDS encoding response regulator — MYQSSSYTPTLLVIDDIPENLSLMYKLLKDDYKVKGANSGDKGLAIARNDKPDLILLDVMMPDMDGFEVCEYLKENPATKDIPIIFLTAKTESLDERRGLELGAVDYITKPIVPEIVKARVSTHVSMKIASDFLKGENESLEKEVQRRTRESIKQIEELHAIQDVAFNAMVSLAETRDNETGNHIRRTQLYIKLLAKRLSMNPSYSSQLNDNTINLLYKSAPLHDIGKIGIPDHILLKDGKLTTEEFEIMKTHTTIGFEAINKAEEINGKAMSFLRVAKEIAYSHHEKWDGSGYPQGLVGDSIPLSARLMAVVDVYDALISKRIYKPPFSHPEAINMIVNGRGTHFDPNIVDAFLDVTDEFNAIALRYA; from the coding sequence ATGTATCAATCTTCATCTTACACACCAACATTGCTTGTTATAGACGATATCCCAGAAAACCTTAGCTTAATGTATAAGCTACTAAAAGATGACTACAAAGTTAAAGGCGCTAACAGTGGTGATAAAGGTTTAGCCATCGCTAGAAATGATAAGCCTGATCTCATTTTACTTGATGTGATGATGCCTGATATGGATGGCTTTGAAGTTTGTGAGTATTTGAAAGAAAACCCTGCAACCAAAGACATTCCGATCATCTTTTTAACTGCGAAAACTGAAAGTCTTGACGAAAGGAGAGGGCTTGAGCTTGGCGCTGTTGACTATATAACCAAGCCAATTGTACCCGAAATAGTAAAGGCTCGTGTTAGTACACATGTATCGATGAAAATAGCTTCAGATTTTCTAAAGGGAGAGAACGAGTCTTTAGAAAAAGAAGTCCAAAGAAGAACTCGGGAAAGTATTAAGCAAATTGAAGAGTTGCATGCCATTCAAGATGTGGCTTTCAACGCTATGGTTTCGTTAGCAGAAACCCGCGACAATGAAACTGGAAACCATATTAGGCGGACACAACTCTATATTAAGTTGCTTGCTAAACGTCTTAGCATGAACCCTTCCTACTCGAGTCAGTTAAATGACAACACCATAAATTTGCTTTACAAGTCAGCTCCCTTACATGACATAGGAAAAATAGGCATTCCAGATCATATCTTGCTTAAGGATGGCAAGTTGACGACTGAAGAATTCGAAATAATGAAAACCCACACTACCATTGGCTTTGAAGCTATTAATAAAGCAGAAGAGATCAATGGTAAAGCGATGAGTTTTCTACGTGTCGCTAAAGAAATCGCTTATTCACACCATGAAAAATGGGATGGGTCGGGCTATCCGCAAGGATTAGTGGGTGACAGTATTCCTCTCTCAGCTCGTCTAATGGCGGTTGTTGATGTTTATGATGCATTAATTAGCAAACGGATTTATAAGCCACCGTTTTCTCATCCCGAAGCTATTAATATGATTGTAAATGGCAGAGGTACTCACTTTGACCCGAATATTGTTGATGCCTTCCTAGACGTGACCGATGAGTTTAATGCTATTGCCCTACGTTACGCGTGA
- a CDS encoding NUDIX hydrolase: MEVFECVSFIFVKDGQVLLEQRSKSKETDPGLIAIPGGHLEYGETQQQALLREIKEELDVVPNNATFLCSLYHPTIELQLLHYYVITEWEGSILSLEADAVAWYPIDNAPVATEADKLALLEIGRVSPYLYQS, encoded by the coding sequence ATGGAAGTATTTGAGTGTGTGTCGTTCATCTTTGTTAAAGATGGACAAGTACTATTAGAGCAACGTTCGAAGTCTAAAGAAACGGATCCTGGTTTGATTGCAATACCCGGTGGACATTTAGAATACGGTGAAACACAACAGCAAGCTCTACTTAGGGAGATCAAAGAAGAACTCGATGTGGTTCCTAACAACGCAACGTTCCTCTGTTCACTTTACCACCCTACCATCGAACTGCAGCTGCTTCATTACTACGTTATTACTGAGTGGGAAGGTTCAATTCTCTCACTAGAAGCAGATGCCGTTGCTTGGTATCCTATAGACAATGCACCAGTTGCAACGGAAGCTGACAAACTTGCACTTTTAGAAATTGGTCGTGTAAGCCCGTATTTATATCAATCGTAA